From the genome of Leptolyngbya iicbica LK, one region includes:
- a CDS encoding amino acid permease: protein MTTKSQTADEATGLGTFGGVFTPSILTILGVIMYLRFGWVLGHVGLANTLLIVTISTSITFLTGLSISAIATDQVVRAGGAYYMISRSLGIETGGAVGIPLFFAQALSVALYTLGFAESVVRIFPNLNLTLVALIVTVLVTVLALQSAEIAIKAQYFIMAAIALSLVCLVFGHSTEPTAAADSVEVGSVGFWEVLAVFFPAVTGIMSGVNMSGDLKNPSRAIPVGTLAAIGVGYLIYMLIPLTLYFRADPASMIADPLIMRRIALWGDSILLGVWGATLSSAIGSILGAPRVLQALARDGVIPKSMRWLGKGEGPNDEPRLGTLFTLGIALAAVTIGDLNLIAPVLTMFFLTTYMVLNVSAGIEGFLRSPSFRPTFKVPWILSLLGAVGCISIMFLINAVATVVAAAIVLGIYLWLERREIEGTWGDVRQGAWMTLIRTGLFRIKGPLDSKNWRPHLLVFSGAPTKRWHLLDMADALTHKRGLFTVASVLPEGSRDVGRQEKLEATLQDYLEKRGIQAFVRLVTAPDPFQGMKQLIEAYGIGPLLPNTILLGDTENPEGRDRFSDLVAQCHQARRNVAILRSSPEQFTLVQRRPARFRRIDVWWGGLQSNGGLMLILAYLLRTSWAWRNAEICLKLVVPDAAAAESAEKNLEGLTESLRIGAVSQVIVSEGRSFDEILLISSQTADLVLLGLATPDAVDSFTDYYAQLQQRITPLPNTLLVMASEELDFSDVLQKE, encoded by the coding sequence ATGACAACCAAGTCTCAAACTGCGGACGAGGCCACGGGGCTGGGAACCTTTGGTGGGGTGTTTACCCCCTCAATTCTCACCATTTTGGGGGTGATCATGTACCTCCGCTTTGGTTGGGTGTTGGGACATGTGGGCCTAGCCAATACGCTGCTGATTGTCACCATTTCCACCAGCATTACGTTTTTGACGGGGCTCTCGATTTCCGCGATCGCCACCGACCAAGTCGTGCGAGCAGGCGGCGCCTACTACATGATCAGTCGCTCCCTCGGCATCGAAACCGGGGGCGCGGTCGGTATTCCGCTCTTTTTCGCCCAGGCGCTATCAGTGGCCCTCTATACCCTGGGGTTTGCCGAGAGTGTGGTGCGCATTTTCCCCAACCTCAATTTGACGCTGGTGGCGCTGATCGTCACGGTGCTGGTGACGGTGCTGGCGTTGCAGTCCGCCGAAATCGCGATCAAAGCCCAGTACTTCATTATGGCGGCGATCGCCCTCTCGCTGGTCTGCCTGGTCTTTGGACATTCGACCGAACCCACCGCCGCCGCCGACTCCGTAGAAGTCGGCTCCGTGGGCTTTTGGGAGGTGTTGGCGGTCTTTTTCCCAGCAGTGACGGGCATTATGTCCGGCGTCAACATGTCCGGCGATTTGAAGAATCCGTCGCGGGCAATTCCGGTGGGGACGCTCGCCGCCATTGGGGTAGGCTATCTCATCTACATGCTGATTCCGCTGACCCTCTATTTCCGGGCCGATCCGGCTTCCATGATTGCTGACCCGCTGATCATGCGCCGCATCGCCCTATGGGGTGACTCCATTTTGCTGGGGGTCTGGGGCGCGACCCTGTCGAGTGCGATCGGCAGCATTCTCGGGGCCCCCCGCGTATTGCAGGCCCTGGCCCGCGATGGCGTGATCCCCAAATCGATGCGCTGGCTCGGCAAAGGCGAAGGCCCCAACGACGAGCCCCGCTTGGGCACCTTGTTCACCCTGGGCATTGCCCTGGCGGCGGTCACCATTGGCGACCTGAATTTGATCGCTCCGGTGCTGACCATGTTTTTCCTCACGACTTACATGGTGCTCAATGTGTCGGCAGGTATCGAGGGCTTTCTGCGCAGCCCCTCCTTTCGCCCCACGTTTAAGGTGCCGTGGATTCTTTCGCTGCTGGGGGCGGTGGGCTGCATCAGCATCATGTTTTTGATCAACGCCGTGGCGACGGTGGTGGCGGCGGCGATCGTCCTCGGCATTTATCTCTGGCTCGAACGGCGCGAAATTGAAGGCACCTGGGGCGATGTGCGTCAGGGTGCGTGGATGACCCTGATTCGCACGGGCCTGTTTCGCATCAAGGGGCCGCTGGATTCCAAAAACTGGCGACCGCATTTGCTCGTGTTCTCCGGCGCGCCGACCAAACGCTGGCACTTGCTGGATATGGCGGATGCCCTCACCCACAAGCGGGGTCTCTTCACCGTGGCGAGTGTGCTGCCCGAGGGCAGTCGCGACGTGGGTCGGCAAGAAAAACTGGAAGCCACCTTACAGGATTATTTGGAAAAGCGCGGGATTCAGGCGTTTGTGCGGCTGGTGACGGCTCCCGATCCCTTTCAGGGGATGAAGCAGTTGATCGAGGCTTACGGCATCGGGCCGTTATTGCCCAACACGATTTTGCTGGGGGATACGGAAAATCCTGAGGGGCGCGATCGCTTCAGCGATCTCGTCGCCCAATGTCACCAGGCCCGGCGCAACGTGGCGATTTTGCGTAGCAGTCCCGAACAGTTCACCTTGGTACAACGCCGCCCGGCGCGCTTTCGCCGCATCGACGTGTGGTGGGGCGGTCTGCAATCCAACGGCGGGCTGATGCTGATTTTGGCCTACCTGTTGAGGACGAGTTGGGCCTGGCGCAATGCCGAGATTTGTCTCAAACTCGTCGTCCCCGATGCCGCTGCCGCCGAATCCGCCGAAAAAAACTTGGAGGGCTTGACGGAGAGCTTGCGAATTGGGGCAGTTTCTCAGGTGATTGTGTCGGAAGGGCGATCGTTCGACGAAATTTTACTGATTTCCTCGCAGACGGCGGATCTCGTGCTGCTGGGGCTCGCGACCCCCGATGCGGTGGATAGCTTTACTGACTACTACGCCCAGTTGCAGCAGCGCATTACCCCGTTGCCTAACACGTTATTGGTAATGGCCTCGGAAGAGCTCGACTTTTCGGATGTGTTGCAAAAGGAATAA
- a CDS encoding precorrin-2 C(20)-methyltransferase, producing the protein MAEQSTGTLWGISAGPGDPELLTLKAARLLQTCPVVAFPAGRQGQPGVAQKIIQPLLAPEQVQLPLTFPFVQDAAVLTAAWSQAAQAVWSYLKTGQDVVFATEGDASFYSTFTYLAQTLQQHHPEAKVATVPGVCSPLAAAAQLGLPLTILQQRLLVLPALYAIADLETALDQADVVVLMKVASVYAEAWQILQRRDLLAHSRVIVRATQIDEQIYTDLSDRPHLDLPYFSLMMINCDRSSSALPATQRPDFRLG; encoded by the coding sequence ATGGCAGAACAATCAACTGGGACACTCTGGGGCATCAGTGCCGGGCCCGGCGACCCCGAATTGCTTACCCTCAAAGCGGCGCGACTGTTGCAAACCTGTCCCGTGGTGGCGTTTCCGGCGGGACGACAGGGACAACCCGGCGTGGCGCAAAAGATTATTCAGCCCCTGCTGGCTCCTGAGCAAGTGCAACTGCCGCTGACGTTTCCCTTTGTGCAAGATGCGGCAGTGCTCACCGCTGCGTGGTCACAAGCGGCCCAAGCCGTATGGTCATATCTAAAAACGGGTCAAGACGTGGTGTTCGCCACCGAGGGGGATGCCAGTTTTTACAGCACGTTTACGTATCTGGCGCAGACCTTGCAGCAACACCATCCTGAGGCCAAGGTAGCCACGGTGCCCGGAGTCTGTTCTCCTTTGGCAGCGGCGGCCCAGTTAGGTCTGCCGCTCACGATCTTGCAGCAGCGGCTGCTGGTGTTGCCCGCACTGTATGCGATCGCTGACCTCGAAACCGCCCTGGATCAAGCCGATGTCGTGGTCTTGATGAAGGTGGCGTCGGTGTATGCCGAGGCCTGGCAAATTTTGCAGCGTCGGGATTTGCTCGCCCATAGCCGCGTGATTGTGCGGGCGACCCAGATCGACGAGCAAATTTATACGGATTTGAGCGATCGCCCCCACCTGGATCTACCTTATTTTTCGCTCATGATGATTAATTGCGATCGGTCATCTTCTGCGCTGCCCGCAACACAGCGTCCAGATTTCCGTCTAGGATAA
- a CDS encoding tetratricopeptide repeat protein, which yields MANTHSRSWRRWLVAIALTATSWAGQPRLAEAQLAPSLVEQFLSDPEFSEPRDPLLPEFAVERPLSPLERRELAAELDELALETEARYLEEGATEEVVIDWMREVRLRRILGIEAELAAIQRVGLRLWENSQADEVQLLSLRLQEIQAELLAQPVPDLELIGELVAAFEVLRDVDAAVAVYEILLERAVQAGDREAQQQILENLASLRESWFRFAPAAATYEALLDFADEDDLLAIEYLKGVIRNYQDLGELATTIEYQRRLVGKYEETLQPQPIPALTLAIARNFRDLEQLTEAQNYYSATYSGALAQAQTDVASDALQDLAALYLADDQPEDVQYLYEQRLAVERLSYNGYGLMQTFDHLGQLYEAQDLPDSAIAAYKEALIIAEHLHHRERYFKLRLQTLLLEQGRLEVLPLVNHLASPVEPLRDPTLWTGNQRS from the coding sequence ATGGCAAACACCCATTCTCGATCTTGGCGTCGCTGGCTGGTGGCGATCGCGCTCACTGCGACTAGTTGGGCGGGGCAACCACGTCTGGCTGAGGCCCAGCTAGCCCCCAGCCTCGTGGAGCAGTTTCTCTCTGATCCAGAGTTTTCGGAACCGCGCGATCCGCTCCTGCCTGAGTTTGCGGTGGAACGTCCCTTGAGTCCGCTCGAAAGGCGGGAGCTCGCGGCTGAACTTGATGAACTCGCACTGGAGACTGAAGCCCGTTATCTCGAAGAGGGAGCAACGGAAGAGGTAGTGATCGACTGGATGCGGGAGGTACGACTGCGGCGCATCTTAGGGATTGAAGCAGAACTCGCAGCCATTCAACGGGTGGGACTGCGCCTGTGGGAAAATTCACAGGCCGATGAAGTGCAATTGCTGAGTCTGCGATTGCAAGAAATTCAGGCCGAATTGCTGGCTCAACCAGTGCCCGATCTGGAACTGATTGGCGAATTAGTGGCGGCTTTTGAAGTGCTGCGAGATGTGGATGCGGCCGTAGCGGTTTATGAGATTTTGCTGGAGCGAGCGGTGCAAGCGGGCGATCGCGAAGCCCAGCAGCAGATTCTCGAAAACCTCGCGAGTCTGCGAGAAAGTTGGTTTCGGTTTGCGCCCGCTGCGGCGACCTATGAGGCTCTGCTGGACTTTGCGGATGAAGACGATTTACTGGCAATCGAATATCTCAAAGGGGTGATTCGCAATTATCAAGATTTGGGCGAGCTCGCGACGACCATTGAGTATCAACGTCGCCTGGTGGGTAAGTATGAAGAGACGCTGCAACCACAGCCGATACCGGCGCTCACACTCGCGATCGCCCGCAATTTTCGCGATCTTGAGCAGCTCACCGAAGCGCAAAACTACTATTCCGCCACCTACTCTGGCGCGTTGGCGCAAGCGCAAACGGATGTGGCGAGCGACGCGCTGCAAGATTTGGCTGCCCTGTACCTAGCGGATGACCAACCCGAAGATGTGCAGTATCTGTATGAACAGCGCTTAGCCGTGGAACGGCTCTCGTATAACGGGTATGGCCTGATGCAGACCTTTGATCACTTAGGCCAACTTTACGAGGCGCAAGACTTGCCAGATAGCGCGATCGCGGCTTACAAAGAAGCCCTGATCATTGCCGAGCATTTGCACCATCGCGAACGCTACTTTAAGCTGCGGCTGCAAACGCTGCTGTTAGAGCAAGGTCGCCTCGAAGTCTTGCCATTGGTCAATCACCTGGCTAGTCCGGTGGAGCCACTGCGAGATCCGACCCTTTGGACGGGCAATCAGCGTTCATAG
- the hemC gene encoding hydroxymethylbilane synthase, which translates to MTSTVPTPTATPTRTIRIGSRKSQLALVQTYWVRDELQKQFPDLTFEVTTMDTQGDKVLDVSLSKIGDKGLFTQELEDGMLQGNIDFAVHSLKDLPTRLPEGLMLGCITEREDPADALVVHEKHQDKQLDTLPEGAVVGTSSLRRLAQLRHHFPHLTFKDIRGNLNTRLRKLDEGQYDAIILAVAGLERLGMGDRIHQNIPADISLHAVGQGALGIECREGDTDILNVIKALEHSETAYRCLAERAFLRELEGGCQVPIGVNTVLDGETLTLTGLVASLDGQTLIKEQIQGAPSEAEAMGTALAKSVRGQGAQAILDEINAANR; encoded by the coding sequence ATGACTTCCACGGTTCCAACGCCCACCGCTACTCCGACCCGCACCATCCGCATTGGTTCTCGCAAGAGTCAATTGGCCCTCGTGCAAACCTACTGGGTCCGGGATGAGTTGCAAAAACAGTTCCCTGACCTGACCTTTGAAGTCACGACTATGGATACCCAGGGCGACAAGGTATTAGATGTCTCCTTGTCCAAAATTGGGGATAAGGGGCTGTTTACCCAAGAACTGGAAGATGGCATGTTGCAGGGCAATATTGACTTTGCCGTGCATTCCCTCAAAGACCTGCCGACCCGTTTGCCCGAAGGGTTGATGCTGGGCTGCATTACCGAGCGGGAAGACCCCGCTGATGCCCTGGTCGTTCACGAAAAGCATCAAGACAAGCAGCTCGACACCCTACCTGAAGGTGCTGTGGTGGGGACTTCTTCGCTACGACGTCTGGCGCAACTGCGTCACCATTTTCCTCACCTCACCTTCAAAGACATTCGCGGCAACCTCAACACGCGCCTGCGCAAGCTCGATGAAGGTCAATACGACGCCATTATTCTCGCGGTTGCGGGTCTGGAACGACTGGGGATGGGCGATCGCATTCATCAAAACATTCCCGCTGACATTTCCCTCCATGCGGTCGGTCAAGGGGCTTTAGGTATCGAGTGCCGCGAGGGCGACACCGACATTCTCAATGTCATCAAGGCCTTAGAGCACAGCGAGACGGCCTATCGCTGCTTGGCCGAACGAGCCTTTTTGCGTGAATTGGAAGGGGGCTGTCAGGTCCCCATCGGCGTCAACACCGTGTTGGACGGCGAGACTCTGACGTTGACGGGCTTGGTTGCTAGCCTGGACGGACAAACCTTGATTAAAGAACAAATTCAAGGGGCTCCTAGCGAAGCGGAAGCGATGGGCACTGCCCTTGCCAAAAGCGTTCGAGGGCAAGGGGCTCAGGCTATTTTGGATGAAATCAACGCAGCCAATCGATAG
- a CDS encoding lysophospholipid acyltransferase family protein has translation MTKPTEAELPSAEIESVELTPDVVQRVREGLAAARNPKVQHHTQTALTQIAAVAQGQADPRVSGRFRHWLLKRFIRLLFRVEVESPEKIPQGPVVLVANHLSHLDPFLILAAVPPHPYYYILGDARTLYNKRWKRWVVGQSGGVIPLERWWKEEVAVMHQAESDRPDLKELADAIKADVPNGSSIKQMRQIDQAVQAILQRGDGLMLFPEGRLGGQEGQLHLPLKRGTVIYAMRSGVPIVPVAIAGTKTLFLRKRLLLRFGDPLTLGQHTRPKRADIDDALSQLETAMLDLLASDYQEPAGAKPLQNWLNHLFW, from the coding sequence ATGACGAAGCCAACTGAGGCGGAATTGCCGTCAGCCGAGATCGAGTCTGTGGAGTTGACCCCTGACGTCGTGCAGCGAGTGCGCGAGGGGTTAGCAGCGGCTCGCAATCCCAAAGTCCAGCACCACACGCAAACCGCCCTCACTCAAATTGCGGCGGTGGCTCAAGGGCAGGCCGACCCTCGGGTGAGCGGGCGCTTTCGCCATTGGTTGCTAAAACGCTTTATTCGGCTGCTATTTCGCGTTGAGGTGGAGTCACCCGAGAAGATTCCCCAGGGGCCAGTGGTGCTGGTGGCGAATCACCTCAGCCACCTCGATCCGTTTTTGATTTTGGCGGCGGTGCCTCCTCACCCGTATTACTACATCTTGGGGGATGCTCGCACGCTGTATAACAAGCGTTGGAAACGCTGGGTGGTCGGCCAGTCAGGGGGCGTGATTCCCCTGGAACGCTGGTGGAAAGAAGAAGTGGCCGTGATGCATCAAGCAGAGAGCGATCGCCCCGACCTGAAAGAACTGGCGGACGCGATTAAAGCTGATGTGCCGAACGGCAGCTCCATCAAACAAATGCGCCAGATCGACCAGGCGGTGCAGGCGATTTTGCAGCGGGGGGACGGTCTGATGCTCTTTCCTGAGGGGCGCTTGGGTGGGCAGGAAGGTCAGCTGCATCTGCCGCTGAAACGGGGCACGGTGATTTATGCCATGCGATCGGGGGTGCCGATTGTGCCCGTGGCGATCGCGGGGACTAAAACCCTCTTTCTTCGCAAACGACTGCTCCTACGCTTTGGTGACCCGCTGACCTTGGGCCAACACACCCGTCCCAAACGAGCCGACATTGACGATGCGCTGAGTCAACTCGAAACGGCCATGCTCGACCTCTTAGCCAGCGACTATCAGGAGCCTGCTGGGGCGAAACCCTTACAAAATTGGCTCAACCATCTATTTTGGTAA
- a CDS encoding DUF411 domain-containing protein: protein MKNPLASLRFWFLSAIAAGLVVSACSMANPGGQSAIAAELTVFRSPTCGCCSLWIDHMKEAGFTVRDEVTEDMTAIKQEYGLPQNLASCHTTIANGYVIEGHIPAADVQRLLTEKPDIAGIAVPGMPIGSPGMESGNYVEPYTVFSFTDTGETAAFAEHS from the coding sequence ATGAAAAATCCTTTAGCCTCTCTCCGTTTTTGGTTTTTAAGCGCGATCGCCGCTGGCCTCGTGGTGAGCGCTTGCAGCATGGCGAATCCTGGCGGACAGAGCGCGATCGCCGCTGAACTCACCGTTTTTCGCAGTCCGACCTGCGGCTGCTGCAGCCTGTGGATTGACCACATGAAGGAAGCCGGATTTACAGTGCGCGATGAAGTCACGGAAGACATGACCGCCATTAAGCAGGAATATGGCCTGCCGCAAAATCTGGCTTCTTGTCATACCACCATTGCCAATGGCTACGTGATTGAGGGGCACATTCCCGCTGCCGATGTCCAGCGCTTGTTGACAGAGAAGCCTGACATTGCTGGCATTGCCGTGCCGGGCATGCCCATCGGCTCACCCGGTATGGAGTCGGGCAATTATGTCGAGCCTTACACTGTCTTTTCTTTCACCGACACGGGCGAGACAGCTGCCTTTGCCGAGCATTCCTAA
- the alaS gene encoding alanine--tRNA ligase, with translation MPTSQSQSVVTRGADIRKTFLEFYAERQHKILPSASLVPEDPTVLLTIAGMLQFKSIFLGQRQAEVDRATTSQKCIRTNDIENVGRTARHHTFFEMLGNFSFGDYFKEQAIAWAWELSTEVFQLPAERLVVSVFREDDEAFAIWRDQIGVPPHRILRMDEEDNFWTSGPTGPCGPCSEIYYDFHPELGDDEIDLEDDSRFIEFYNLVFMQYNRDAEGNLTPLQKQNIDTGLGLERMAQILQKKPNNYETDLIFPIIETAAKIAGLDYAQCDETTKVSLKVIGDHVRAVVHMIADGIAASNVGRGYILRRLIRRVVRHGRLIGIDGAFVNQVAETAIAMSEDVYPNVRDRETAIKGELEREEARFLETLERGEKLLAEILAKQPQQISGADAFVLYDTYGFPLELTQEIAEEQGLTVDVTGFEAEMEQQRQRSKDAHETIDLTAQGSLDALAQSVHSTAFLGYTDPVSTSKVEAILVAGIAQNAAEAGTEVQIVMDQTPFYAESGGQIGDRGYLSGDNVVIRVEDVQKESDFFLHLGRVERGTVQVGDQVTAQIDRACRRRAMANHTATHLLQAALKKIVDDTISQAGSLVAFDRMRFDFNCPRALTAEEVQQVEEQVNTWIAEGHGATVEEMPIEEAKQRGAIAMFGEKYGAEVRVIDFPGVSMELCGGTHVSNTAEIGLFKIISETGVASGIRRIEGVAGPAVLDYLNVRDTVVRDLSERFKVKPEEVPDRITSLQTELKSSQKELEALKSELAVVKSDQLVDDAETVGGLKVLVAEMPGVAPDALKTAAERLQQKLGEGAVVLGSVPEEGKVSLVAAFSPKVIEQKLQAGKFIGAIAKLCGGGGGGRPNLAQAGGRDASKLPEALTTAKQQLLDALG, from the coding sequence ATGCCTACATCTCAGTCTCAGTCCGTGGTGACCCGTGGAGCGGATATTCGCAAAACCTTCCTAGAGTTTTACGCGGAGCGGCAGCACAAGATCTTGCCGAGTGCGTCGCTGGTGCCTGAAGACCCGACCGTATTGCTGACGATCGCGGGCATGTTGCAGTTCAAGTCCATCTTTTTAGGACAGCGACAGGCGGAAGTTGATCGCGCCACCACTTCGCAGAAATGTATCCGCACGAACGACATTGAAAATGTGGGACGCACCGCCCGGCACCATACGTTTTTTGAGATGCTGGGCAACTTTAGCTTTGGCGACTATTTCAAAGAGCAGGCGATCGCCTGGGCGTGGGAACTCTCCACCGAAGTCTTCCAACTACCGGCGGAACGGCTGGTAGTCAGCGTCTTTCGAGAAGACGACGAAGCCTTTGCCATCTGGCGCGACCAGATTGGAGTGCCGCCCCACCGCATCCTGCGCATGGATGAGGAAGACAACTTTTGGACCTCCGGCCCCACCGGGCCTTGTGGCCCCTGCTCAGAAATTTATTACGACTTTCATCCCGAACTGGGGGACGACGAAATTGATCTGGAAGATGACTCGCGGTTTATCGAGTTCTACAACCTGGTCTTTATGCAATACAACCGGGATGCCGAGGGCAACCTGACGCCCCTGCAAAAGCAAAACATTGATACGGGGTTGGGCCTAGAGCGCATGGCCCAGATTCTGCAAAAGAAGCCGAACAACTATGAAACCGACCTAATTTTCCCCATCATTGAGACGGCGGCGAAAATTGCAGGGCTGGACTACGCCCAGTGCGACGAGACCACCAAGGTTTCCCTCAAGGTGATTGGCGACCACGTGCGGGCCGTTGTGCACATGATTGCTGATGGCATCGCGGCGTCGAACGTCGGGCGCGGCTACATTTTGCGGCGACTGATTCGGCGGGTGGTGCGCCACGGGCGACTGATCGGCATTGACGGCGCGTTTGTAAATCAGGTGGCGGAGACCGCGATCGCGATGTCGGAAGACGTCTACCCCAATGTGCGCGATCGCGAGACCGCCATTAAGGGGGAACTGGAGCGGGAAGAAGCCCGCTTTTTAGAAACGCTGGAGCGCGGCGAAAAGCTGCTGGCGGAGATTTTGGCCAAGCAGCCTCAACAAATCTCAGGGGCCGATGCGTTCGTCTTGTACGACACTTACGGGTTCCCGCTGGAACTGACCCAGGAAATCGCCGAAGAACAGGGGCTGACAGTGGATGTCACTGGGTTCGAAGCCGAGATGGAGCAGCAGCGCCAACGCTCGAAAGATGCCCACGAAACCATTGACCTGACAGCGCAGGGCAGTTTGGATGCCTTAGCTCAAAGCGTTCACTCGACGGCGTTTTTGGGCTATACCGACCCGGTGAGCACCAGCAAGGTCGAGGCGATTTTGGTGGCAGGCATTGCCCAAAATGCGGCGGAAGCGGGAACCGAAGTGCAGATCGTCATGGATCAGACGCCGTTTTATGCGGAGTCCGGGGGCCAGATTGGCGATCGCGGCTACCTCTCCGGCGATAACGTCGTCATTCGCGTGGAGGATGTCCAGAAGGAAAGCGACTTTTTCCTCCACCTGGGTCGCGTGGAGCGGGGCACCGTGCAGGTGGGCGATCAAGTCACCGCTCAGATTGACCGAGCCTGTCGTCGTCGCGCCATGGCCAACCACACGGCCACGCACCTGCTGCAGGCGGCGCTGAAAAAGATCGTGGACGACACCATTTCTCAGGCGGGGTCACTGGTGGCCTTTGACCGGATGCGATTTGACTTTAACTGTCCTCGCGCCTTGACGGCTGAAGAAGTTCAACAGGTCGAAGAACAGGTCAACACCTGGATTGCCGAGGGTCATGGGGCCACGGTGGAAGAGATGCCCATTGAGGAGGCCAAGCAGCGGGGCGCGATCGCCATGTTTGGCGAAAAGTACGGCGCAGAGGTGCGCGTGATCGATTTCCCCGGCGTGTCGATGGAGTTGTGTGGCGGCACCCACGTCAGCAACACAGCAGAAATTGGCCTGTTCAAAATCATTTCAGAAACGGGCGTGGCGTCGGGCATTCGTCGCATTGAGGGCGTCGCCGGGCCAGCAGTATTGGATTACTTGAACGTGCGCGATACCGTCGTGCGTGACTTGTCCGAGCGCTTCAAAGTGAAGCCGGAAGAGGTGCCCGATCGCATTACCAGCTTGCAAACGGAACTCAAGTCTTCCCAAAAAGAACTGGAGGCGCTGAAGTCAGAATTGGCCGTAGTCAAGTCAGATCAGCTGGTCGATGACGCAGAAACGGTGGGCGGTCTGAAAGTGCTCGTGGCAGAAATGCCCGGAGTCGCCCCCGATGCGCTGAAGACCGCAGCGGAACGGCTGCAGCAAAAGCTCGGTGAAGGCGCAGTGGTACTCGGCTCGGTGCCAGAGGAAGGCAAAGTGAGTCTGGTCGCCGCATTCAGTCCCAAAGTGATTGAGCAAAAGTTGCAGGCGGGTAAGTTTATTGGCGCGATCGCGAAGCTCTGTGGCGGTGGCGGCGGCGGGCGACCCAATTTGGCCCAAGCCGGTGGCCGCGATGCGTCGAAACTACCGGAAGCGCTGACGACTGCCAAACAACAGCTGCTGGACGCCTTGGGTTAA
- a CDS encoding multicopper oxidase family protein — MQRRRFLQWGLVGASAAIAPRCARSPWLGQLSTSNAGNAMDATPKVYQSQGGLLEATLQARPQTVQLGDRPASLLTYNGQMPGPRLEARPGDTVRLQFDNRLDQPTNLHYHGLHIPPTGTADNVFLEIPPGERYQYEFQIPADHPAGTFWYHPHLHGLVAEQLFGGLAGLFVVRGQLDEIPEIQAAQEAFMVLKDFALTANGAIPEPGHMAQMTGRVGDLLTVNGQFNPSVAIAPGGLLRLRLLNASSSRFFALSLANHPLHLIATDGGAIAAPVELDELVLAPGERAEVLVRGDQTPGSYRLLNRAFNPAQGMMGGLGRGPGMMGGMGRGPGMMGAPETPRNADQLGRREAGLEAIATVVYEGDRQDTPLPNQLIAVEPLPEPQQVRQFTLNHGMGGGMGMGMGGGMVFLINGQPFAHDRIDTQVALNAVEEWEIINTGMMAHPFHVHTNKFQIMARNGEPAPYRAWKDIVNVAPGETARIRIAFRDYPGKTVYHCHILDHEDRGMMGTLQIQA, encoded by the coding sequence ATGCAACGCCGACGATTTTTACAGTGGGGTTTGGTCGGAGCGAGTGCGGCGATCGCGCCTCGGTGTGCTCGGAGTCCTTGGCTGGGTCAGCTCAGCACGAGCAACGCGGGCAACGCCATGGACGCCACGCCCAAGGTGTATCAGAGCCAAGGCGGATTGTTGGAAGCGACGTTGCAGGCGCGACCACAGACGGTGCAGTTGGGCGATCGCCCCGCGTCTCTGCTGACCTACAACGGCCAAATGCCTGGCCCCCGACTTGAGGCTCGCCCCGGCGATACCGTGCGTTTGCAGTTTGACAATCGACTCGATCAACCCACTAATCTGCACTATCACGGCCTCCACATTCCCCCCACGGGCACTGCGGACAATGTGTTTCTGGAAATTCCGCCCGGAGAGCGCTACCAGTACGAGTTTCAGATTCCTGCCGATCATCCGGCGGGCACCTTTTGGTATCACCCGCATTTGCATGGCTTGGTGGCAGAACAGTTGTTTGGCGGTCTGGCGGGGTTATTTGTCGTGCGCGGGCAACTGGACGAGATTCCCGAAATTCAGGCGGCGCAAGAAGCCTTTATGGTGCTTAAGGATTTTGCCCTGACCGCGAACGGTGCCATTCCGGAGCCGGGGCACATGGCCCAAATGACGGGCCGGGTGGGGGACTTGCTGACGGTCAATGGGCAGTTCAATCCATCGGTGGCGATCGCACCCGGCGGCTTGCTGCGCCTCCGTTTGTTAAATGCATCGTCGTCGCGCTTCTTTGCCCTGTCGTTAGCAAATCATCCACTGCATCTGATTGCGACGGATGGCGGGGCGATCGCGGCCCCAGTGGAACTGGATGAACTGGTACTGGCTCCTGGCGAGCGGGCGGAGGTGCTCGTGCGGGGTGATCAGACGCCCGGCTCCTATCGCCTGTTGAATCGCGCATTTAATCCGGCGCAGGGCATGATGGGTGGCCTGGGACGCGGCCCTGGCATGATGGGCGGCATGGGGCGTGGCCCCGGTATGATGGGTGCCCCCGAAACACCGAGGAACGCGGACCAACTAGGTCGCCGCGAGGCAGGACTGGAAGCCATTGCGACGGTGGTTTATGAGGGCGATCGCCAGGACACGCCATTGCCCAACCAACTGATTGCGGTAGAGCCCCTGCCAGAACCGCAGCAGGTGCGACAGTTCACGCTGAATCACGGCATGGGTGGCGGCATGGGTATGGGTATGGGCGGCGGCATGGTGTTTTTGATTAACGGCCAACCCTTTGCCCACGATCGCATCGACACCCAAGTTGCTCTGAACGCGGTGGAAGAGTGGGAAATCATCAACACCGGCATGATGGCTCATCCCTTCCATGTCCACACCAATAAGTTTCAAATCATGGCTCGCAACGGTGAGCCCGCACCTTATCGTGCTTGGAAGGATATTGTGAATGTCGCCCCCGGTGAAACGGCCCGCATCCGCATCGCCTTTCGCGACTATCCTGGCAAAACGGTGTACCACTGCCACATTCTCGATCACGAAGATCGCGGCATGATGGGGACGTTGCAGATACAAGCGTAA